The following proteins come from a genomic window of Paenibacillus antri:
- a CDS encoding galactose-binding domain-containing protein has protein sequence MMFKKRRTLRFGLALSTVLALLAGLLPATPASAETAAAAAVYHVSPDGDDANPGTSEAPFRTIQKCAEAVLPGDTCLIASGTYRETVTPARSGSADKPITFQAAPGATVIVSGSEPIGGWQQHDGNVYAADLPWSLGHENQLFVVDGADVTPLWEARWPNISEYSLPALQQGVGVASAGSAITLTDPDLTQPNDYWKGATIWERGGDAYVGKTSKVTGFNSATHTLTYEAQAGNYDYMWPKAGSTYYLMGILGELDAPHEWYVDAAAKKVYLWAPDGGVPSNVEVKKRHTAFNLNDKSYIHLSGLQVFAANIPMNNAHHNVLDGLKVLYPYFSNYSQGTSIPHQLTGGINVAGTYNEIKNSTIAYSTGTLVNLDGSHNRLVNNDIHDGSYMAAYDPLVKLSSGDDNLISHNSLHDSGRFILYWRMGNGEIAYNDIYNGMWLSRDGAQIYSWGTDMGNTEIHHNWIHDSQGTDMSVGLYFDNFTQNSVVHHNVIFENDVGIQLNTPGNYHLIYNNTVADNLGGIGYWGTAPYDKELYGTRVFNNIFTDRVSLTADTASGYNTLTEAGVGFADPSAHNYRLTEGSTAINSGAVIPGITDGYVGAAPDVGAYEFGGADWTAGHNFANPPVAALTPIETPYMNKVRNSGFGWGVDSYWTVRSTGSASILQVSNSGSAASKRGFQSKLQLAGGGGVEQLIEGLKPNTDYVLTGWMYNDPNHTVSLSVKDYGGAEMTLTANETEYVRKTLTFRTGATDTTALVQIVQGSPATGFSYADDIGVYEATPFDPGVSQTLLDTVQLTSPTLIYTEGEQATLTLNGKLRNGAVADFSAASLEFASSDESVLRFDGATGAAASFTALSEGQVIVTAKVTMDGITRATTAVVTVFPDVPPPVGTDWSVRHYGPTSRGFATVDGSELTLVGMGENVWNASDDFVYLSKSFEVDPENPEVTLTATIDSFSAADPASIGLMIRDRDTADSKHVHFRLDGNGQVMRYVFRNEESILDAQKPPAQQKYWGSQSGLLMDYAGKSMIAPFKLKLVKQGNTVAGYYYKNQTWMYMGKTTVEFTGNTFLAGIGMYTGKDKPPAKAVISDLAVTMGPITTLPPTDPTDPTDPTDPPPPKPPGYKNVAAGRTSITSSLPLNTARLTDGDFNTFANIDVPGPQWVVIDLGASYKLDAIKLWHYYADNRVYRDVIAQVSDDPTFANFTTVFNNDKDNSAGQGTGTHDEYVETADGKKIEFEPVDARYVRLWTNGSNKNASHHYVEVEVYGSPLAAPKPPGYANQAQNRTQITSSAPINAVRLTDGDKTNYTGMEAPGPQWVQIDLGQSYSLDAIKLWHYFADGRKYRDVIAQVSNDPTFATATTVFNNDKDNTVGLGAGSHDEYAETADGKTIEFSPVSARYVRLWTNGSDKNASHHYVEVEAWGAPIVQPKPPGYANQALGKTDIASSKPINPVRLTDGDKAATAYTGMDAEGPQWVRIDLGQSYSLDTIKLWHYFADGRTYRDVVVQLSSDPSFATHTTVFNNDTDNSSGQGAGADDEYAESADGKTIEFEPTTARYIKLWTNGSSRNASHHYVEVEAWGVPIDETAPATTATVEGEPTNGWHRTDATVTLAATDSLSGVEETQVRLGADGAWARYTQPILLSDEGVHEVWYRSSDKAGNVESAKSIVVRIDKMAPTFQLTAGGRILSEGDSFEDLLPLGFAAWDDGSGLASVTLSVYGTQVAIDPLAPTAEIDMVGKPGSHTAAVFLVDAAGNTLETSFAFTVTTSLDSMNALMDRYRQDGELTGPLSAQLGNNLDQARHHMDQGRPEQAAKHLEDFIKHMSNPALEAHIGAAAKAALQADAEFLIEAWT, from the coding sequence ATGATGTTCAAGAAGCGGAGGACCTTGCGCTTCGGTCTGGCGCTGTCGACCGTTCTGGCGCTGCTGGCCGGGCTGCTGCCCGCGACGCCGGCGAGCGCGGAGACGGCGGCCGCCGCGGCGGTGTACCACGTATCGCCGGATGGGGACGACGCCAATCCGGGCACGTCCGAAGCTCCGTTCCGCACGATCCAGAAGTGCGCGGAAGCGGTGTTGCCCGGGGATACGTGCTTGATCGCGTCGGGTACATACCGGGAGACGGTCACGCCGGCGAGGAGCGGCTCGGCCGACAAGCCGATCACGTTCCAAGCGGCTCCGGGAGCGACCGTAATTGTAAGCGGCTCCGAGCCGATCGGCGGCTGGCAGCAGCACGACGGCAACGTCTATGCGGCCGATCTCCCGTGGAGCCTCGGGCACGAGAACCAACTGTTCGTCGTCGACGGCGCCGACGTCACTCCGCTGTGGGAGGCGCGATGGCCGAATATTAGCGAGTACAGCTTGCCGGCGTTGCAGCAGGGGGTAGGCGTCGCGTCGGCCGGTTCGGCGATCACGCTTACGGATCCCGATCTGACGCAGCCTAACGATTACTGGAAGGGCGCCACGATCTGGGAGCGGGGCGGCGACGCGTATGTCGGCAAGACCAGCAAGGTGACGGGCTTTAACAGCGCGACCCATACGCTGACGTATGAAGCCCAGGCGGGGAATTACGATTATATGTGGCCCAAGGCCGGCAGCACGTATTACCTCATGGGCATTCTCGGCGAGTTGGACGCTCCTCACGAATGGTATGTGGACGCGGCGGCGAAGAAAGTGTATCTGTGGGCGCCGGACGGCGGGGTACCGTCGAACGTCGAGGTGAAGAAGCGGCATACCGCGTTTAATCTGAACGACAAGTCATACATTCATCTTTCCGGACTCCAGGTGTTCGCGGCCAACATTCCGATGAACAACGCCCATCACAACGTGTTGGACGGCTTGAAGGTGCTCTACCCTTACTTTTCCAATTATTCGCAGGGCACGTCCATTCCCCACCAGCTCACCGGAGGGATCAATGTAGCCGGCACTTATAACGAAATTAAGAACAGCACGATCGCTTATTCGACCGGTACGCTGGTCAATCTGGACGGCAGCCATAACCGCTTGGTGAACAACGACATCCATGACGGAAGCTATATGGCGGCTTACGATCCTCTGGTCAAGCTGTCGAGCGGCGACGACAACCTGATCAGCCACAACTCGCTCCACGATTCGGGCCGATTTATCCTGTATTGGCGAATGGGCAACGGGGAGATCGCGTACAACGACATCTACAACGGCATGTGGCTGTCGCGGGACGGCGCCCAGATTTACAGCTGGGGCACCGACATGGGCAACACCGAAATTCACCATAACTGGATTCACGACAGCCAAGGCACCGACATGAGCGTCGGTCTTTACTTCGATAACTTCACGCAGAACTCTGTCGTGCATCACAATGTAATTTTCGAAAATGACGTCGGCATTCAGCTGAACACGCCGGGCAATTACCACCTGATCTACAACAACACGGTCGCAGACAACCTCGGCGGCATCGGCTACTGGGGCACGGCCCCTTATGACAAGGAACTCTACGGGACAAGGGTGTTCAACAACATCTTCACCGATCGAGTGTCTTTGACGGCCGATACGGCCAGCGGGTACAACACGCTGACGGAGGCGGGTGTGGGCTTCGCAGATCCCTCCGCGCATAATTACCGACTGACGGAGGGCTCGACGGCGATCAATTCGGGCGCGGTCATTCCGGGCATTACGGACGGGTATGTCGGCGCGGCGCCGGACGTCGGCGCGTACGAATTCGGCGGCGCGGATTGGACGGCGGGCCATAATTTCGCGAATCCGCCCGTCGCGGCATTGACTCCGATCGAGACGCCGTATATGAACAAAGTTCGGAACAGCGGCTTCGGCTGGGGCGTGGATTCGTATTGGACGGTGCGGTCGACGGGCTCGGCATCGATCCTGCAGGTGTCGAATTCGGGCTCGGCCGCCAGCAAGCGAGGCTTTCAGTCCAAGCTGCAGCTCGCGGGCGGCGGCGGCGTAGAGCAGCTCATTGAGGGCTTGAAGCCGAATACCGATTATGTGCTTACGGGTTGGATGTATAACGATCCCAACCATACCGTCTCCTTGAGCGTTAAAGATTACGGCGGGGCGGAAATGACCCTTACCGCGAACGAAACGGAGTATGTCCGTAAGACGCTTACGTTCCGGACGGGAGCTACGGACACAACCGCATTGGTGCAAATCGTTCAAGGCAGCCCGGCGACCGGGTTCTCGTACGCGGACGACATCGGGGTGTACGAGGCGACGCCGTTCGATCCGGGCGTCAGCCAGACGCTGCTGGATACGGTGCAGCTTACGTCGCCGACCTTGATTTATACGGAAGGCGAGCAGGCGACGCTGACGTTGAACGGCAAGCTGCGCAACGGAGCCGTTGCCGACTTCTCGGCCGCGAGCTTGGAATTCGCGTCCAGCGACGAGAGCGTCTTGCGGTTCGACGGGGCGACCGGCGCCGCGGCGTCGTTCACGGCGCTCTCCGAAGGTCAGGTCATCGTCACGGCGAAGGTGACGATGGACGGCATCACGAGAGCGACGACGGCCGTCGTTACGGTATTCCCGGACGTTCCGCCGCCGGTGGGCACAGACTGGTCGGTTCGGCATTACGGCCCGACTAGCCGCGGATTCGCGACCGTCGACGGTTCCGAGCTAACGCTAGTCGGCATGGGCGAGAACGTCTGGAACGCTTCGGACGACTTCGTGTATTTGAGCAAGAGCTTCGAGGTGGATCCAGAGAATCCGGAGGTGACGCTGACGGCGACGATCGATTCGTTCAGCGCGGCCGATCCGGCTTCGATCGGACTAATGATCCGGGATCGGGATACGGCCGATTCCAAGCATGTGCATTTCCGCCTGGACGGGAACGGACAGGTGATGCGGTACGTTTTCCGGAATGAAGAGAGTATCTTGGACGCGCAGAAGCCGCCCGCCCAACAGAAGTATTGGGGGTCGCAGTCGGGCCTGCTCATGGATTATGCCGGCAAGAGCATGATTGCGCCTTTCAAGCTGAAGCTGGTAAAGCAGGGCAATACCGTCGCCGGGTATTACTACAAGAATCAGACGTGGATGTACATGGGGAAGACGACTGTAGAGTTTACCGGCAACACGTTCTTGGCGGGCATCGGCATGTATACGGGCAAGGATAAGCCGCCGGCGAAGGCGGTCATCTCCGATCTAGCGGTCACGATGGGCCCGATTACGACGCTGCCGCCGACAGATCCGACCGACCCGACCGACCCGACGGATCCGCCGCCGCCGAAGCCTCCGGGGTATAAGAACGTGGCAGCGGGCCGGACGTCGATTACGAGCAGCTTGCCGCTCAATACGGCGCGATTGACGGACGGCGACTTCAACACTTTCGCGAATATCGATGTGCCGGGCCCACAATGGGTGGTCATCGACTTGGGCGCAAGCTACAAGCTCGACGCGATCAAGCTGTGGCACTATTATGCCGACAACCGAGTGTATCGCGACGTCATCGCGCAGGTGTCGGATGACCCGACCTTCGCGAATTTCACGACGGTGTTCAATAACGATAAGGACAATTCGGCCGGTCAAGGCACCGGAACCCACGACGAATACGTCGAGACGGCGGATGGCAAGAAAATCGAGTTCGAACCCGTGGACGCCAGGTATGTGAGGTTATGGACGAACGGGAGCAATAAGAACGCCTCGCATCATTACGTCGAGGTGGAAGTATACGGATCGCCGCTCGCCGCGCCGAAGCCGCCGGGGTATGCGAACCAGGCGCAGAACCGTACGCAAATTACGAGCAGCGCGCCGATCAATGCGGTACGGCTGACCGACGGGGACAAAACGAACTACACGGGCATGGAAGCGCCCGGGCCGCAGTGGGTACAAATCGACCTCGGCCAAAGCTACAGCCTCGACGCGATTAAGCTGTGGCACTATTTCGCGGACGGCCGGAAATACCGCGACGTCATCGCGCAGGTGTCGAACGATCCGACCTTCGCGACCGCAACGACCGTATTCAATAACGATAAGGACAATACGGTTGGATTAGGCGCGGGAAGCCACGATGAATACGCGGAAACGGCGGACGGCAAGACGATCGAGTTTTCGCCTGTTAGCGCTCGGTACGTGCGGCTCTGGACGAACGGGAGCGATAAGAACGCCTCGCATCATTACGTCGAGGTGGAGGCGTGGGGCGCGCCGATCGTCCAACCGAAGCCGCCGGGGTACGCGAATCAGGCGCTCGGGAAGACGGATATTGCCAGCAGCAAGCCGATCAACCCGGTACGATTGACCGACGGGGACAAAGCGGCCACGGCCTATACGGGTATGGATGCGGAAGGTCCGCAGTGGGTTCGCATCGATCTGGGCCAGAGCTACAGCCTCGACACGATTAAGCTGTGGCACTATTTCGCTGATGGCCGAACGTATCGCGACGTCGTCGTGCAGCTGTCGAGCGATCCGAGCTTTGCGACGCACACGACGGTATTCAATAACGATACAGACAATTCGTCCGGCCAAGGCGCGGGCGCCGACGACGAGTACGCCGAGTCCGCGGACGGCAAGACGATCGAGTTCGAGCCTACGACCGCAAGGTATATTAAGCTCTGGACGAACGGGAGCAGCCGGAACGCCTCGCATCACTATGTGGAAGTGGAAGCGTGGGGCGTGCCGATCGACGAGACGGCTCCCGCTACTACCGCAACGGTCGAAGGGGAGCCGACGAACGGCTGGCACCGCACGGATGCGACGGTCACGCTTGCGGCGACCGACAGCCTGTCGGGCGTAGAGGAGACGCAGGTTCGGCTCGGGGCGGACGGCGCATGGGCGCGGTACACCCAGCCGATCCTGCTGAGCGATGAAGGAGTTCACGAAGTATGGTACCGATCTTCCGACAAAGCCGGCAACGTGGAGTCGGCGAAGTCGATCGTCGTACGGATCGACAAGATGGCCCCGACGTTCCAGTTGACCGCAGGCGGTCGCATCCTGTCGGAGGGAGATAGCTTCGAGGATTTGCTGCCGCTTGGCTTTGCCGCTTGGGACGATGGGTCCGGTCTCGCCTCCGTCACGCTGTCGGTCTACGGAACCCAAGTCGCGATCGACCCGCTTGCGCCTACAGCGGAGATCGATATGGTCGGCAAGCCGGGCAGCCATACGGCGGCAGTCTTCTTGGTAGATGCCGCCGGGAATACGTTGGAGACGTCGTTCGCCTTCACCGTGACGACGAGCCTGGATTCCATGAACGCGCTGATGGACCGCTATCGGCAAGACGGCGAGCTAACCGGCCCGTTGTCCGCTCAACTGGGGAACAACCTCGATCAGGCCCGGCATCACATGGATCAGGGGAGACCGGAGCAGGCGGCAAAACATCTAGAAGACTTCATCAAGCATATGTCGAACCCTGCGCTTGAAGCTCACATCGGCGCAGCGGCCAAAGCGGCGCTTCAGGCCGACGCCGAGTTTTTGATCGAGGCGTGGACGTAA
- a CDS encoding DUF4091 domain-containing protein, with the protein MEKQDDWLITRCLSSLEKVFADEELSAEPFHRGSALRGETYAFQVAYRAAAQTRLITVSVESPLSESIALRVVGLVPSELPCQRAHDEYVLRTTAGLYPDPLFPIEGPDASIGAFPGTVTGIHYQWRSIWVTVELDDDAPAGVHPIVVRFSDAAGERHAEECFELEVLEAALPPQTLIHTEWFHSDCLANYYGVEVFSEAHWGLIEHYLKTAVRHGMNMVLTPVFTPPLDTQEGGERPTVQLVDVKKEGDSYTFGFERLGRWIELCDRVGVRYFEFSHLFTQWGAKHAPKIMAEEKREVKRIFGWETDATGEAYKTFLGQFLPALTAYIREHGLEKRSYFHVSDEPFLEHLPWYRSASELMQSYLGEFPIIDALSNLEYYEQGLVKRPIPANNHIEPFLERGIPELWTYYACAQYRLGESNRFFNMSSARNRILGIQLYKFQMAGFLHWGYNFWNTQYSLRAIDPYRVTDAGCAFPSGDAFLVYPGAEGPVESIRLEVLNEAMQDLRALQLLESLVGRERVMELIEDGLEESLTFYRYPRDAAWLLRLRASVNSAIQAALVGVG; encoded by the coding sequence ATGGAGAAGCAAGACGACTGGTTGATCACAAGATGTCTCAGTTCCTTGGAGAAGGTATTTGCCGACGAGGAATTAAGCGCCGAGCCCTTTCATCGGGGCTCCGCGCTGCGGGGGGAAACCTACGCGTTCCAGGTCGCCTACCGCGCGGCTGCGCAGACCAGATTGATTACGGTGAGCGTAGAATCGCCGCTGAGCGAATCGATCGCGCTGCGGGTCGTCGGCCTGGTACCGTCGGAGCTGCCGTGTCAACGCGCCCATGACGAGTACGTGCTTCGGACGACAGCGGGTCTGTATCCCGACCCGCTGTTCCCGATCGAAGGCCCGGACGCAAGCATCGGCGCGTTCCCGGGCACGGTTACGGGCATTCACTATCAATGGCGTTCGATTTGGGTGACGGTAGAGCTGGACGACGACGCGCCGGCGGGCGTTCACCCCATCGTCGTCCGGTTCTCGGACGCCGCCGGGGAGCGGCATGCGGAAGAATGCTTCGAGCTGGAAGTGCTGGAGGCCGCCCTGCCCCCGCAGACGCTGATCCACACCGAATGGTTCCATAGCGATTGCTTGGCGAACTACTACGGGGTGGAAGTGTTTAGCGAGGCCCATTGGGGGCTCATCGAGCATTATTTGAAGACGGCGGTTCGGCACGGGATGAACATGGTGCTTACGCCGGTGTTCACGCCTCCGCTGGATACCCAAGAAGGCGGGGAGCGTCCCACCGTCCAGCTCGTGGACGTGAAGAAGGAAGGCGATTCCTATACGTTCGGCTTCGAGCGGCTGGGGCGCTGGATCGAGCTCTGCGACCGGGTCGGGGTGCGTTACTTCGAATTCTCCCACCTGTTCACCCAATGGGGGGCGAAGCACGCGCCGAAAATCATGGCGGAGGAGAAACGGGAGGTCAAGCGGATTTTCGGCTGGGAAACCGATGCGACCGGGGAAGCTTACAAGACGTTCCTCGGTCAGTTCCTTCCCGCGCTTACGGCCTACATTCGGGAGCATGGCCTCGAGAAGCGCAGCTACTTTCACGTCTCGGATGAACCGTTCCTCGAGCATTTGCCGTGGTACCGCAGTGCAAGCGAGCTTATGCAGTCGTACTTGGGGGAATTCCCGATCATCGACGCGCTTTCGAATCTCGAATATTACGAGCAAGGACTGGTCAAGCGTCCGATCCCGGCCAACAATCACATCGAGCCGTTCTTGGAGCGGGGCATTCCGGAGCTGTGGACGTACTATGCCTGCGCGCAGTATCGTCTTGGAGAATCGAATCGATTCTTCAACATGTCGTCAGCCCGCAATCGCATACTCGGAATCCAGCTGTATAAGTTCCAGATGGCCGGATTCCTGCATTGGGGCTACAACTTCTGGAATACGCAATATTCGCTTCGGGCGATCGACCCGTACCGCGTGACGGATGCGGGCTGCGCCTTCCCATCGGGCGACGCGTTCCTCGTGTACCCCGGCGCGGAGGGACCGGTCGAGTCGATCCGGCTGGAGGTGCTGAACGAGGCGATGCAGGATCTTCGGGCGCTGCAGCTGCTCGAGAGTCTCGTCGGGCGCGAGCGGGTGATGGAGCTGATCGAGGACGGGCTCGAGGAGTCGCTTACCTTTTACCGTTATCCAAGGGATGCAGCCTGGCTGCTACGGCTTAGGGCGTCGGTCAACTCGGCGATCCAGGCAGCTTTGGTCGGCGTCGGTTAA
- a CDS encoding DeoR/GlpR family DNA-binding transcription regulator, giving the protein MLPLQRKQALIAYLADRGAATLKELSDRFGVSEMTVRRDLNELEQENRIRRSHGGAVYLKPEQEIGQDEPEMTAKQAINRDVKDRLAAYAAQKFVRSGDTVVLENGTTVSRMAERLGHLEQLTLLTNGIDTLSRFRPYATDKRAIISCGGMLRDISGTFVGSVAEEFFSRYHADTLFLSALGYTPETGFTDPNLMDTQVKKNMIRSANKVVMLLDSSKIGKRYFSPVATLADIHVFVTDSGLQQEDRERIEESGVELHIV; this is encoded by the coding sequence ATGTTGCCATTACAAAGGAAACAAGCGTTAATCGCCTACCTGGCCGATAGAGGCGCTGCCACATTGAAAGAGTTGAGCGACCGATTCGGCGTCTCCGAGATGACGGTTCGTCGCGATTTGAACGAGCTGGAGCAAGAAAATCGGATCCGTCGTTCCCATGGCGGGGCCGTCTACCTGAAGCCGGAGCAGGAGATCGGCCAGGACGAACCGGAGATGACGGCCAAACAAGCCATCAACCGGGACGTCAAGGATCGGTTGGCCGCATATGCCGCGCAGAAGTTTGTGCGCAGCGGAGACACCGTCGTGCTGGAGAACGGTACGACGGTATCGCGCATGGCCGAACGGCTGGGCCATCTGGAACAGTTGACGCTGCTTACGAACGGCATCGATACGCTGAGTCGGTTCCGCCCCTACGCAACCGACAAGCGGGCAATCATTAGCTGCGGAGGCATGCTGAGGGACATATCCGGCACGTTCGTCGGTTCGGTGGCGGAAGAGTTCTTCTCCCGCTATCATGCGGACACGCTATTTTTGTCAGCGCTCGGCTACACGCCAGAGACGGGGTTTACAGACCCGAATCTAATGGATACGCAAGTCAAAAAAAACATGATCCGCTCCGCGAATAAGGTCGTGATGCTGCTCGACTCCTCTAAAATCGGCAAGCGTTACTTCTCGCCGGTTGCGACCTTGGCGGACATCCATGTTTTCGTAACGGACAGCGGCTTACAACAAGAAGATCGGGAACGCATTGAGGAGAGCGGCGTGGAGCTGCACATCGTATAG